The sequence attacatcaaagcttcctagttccatgggtatcaagtcaatttcaaattccttacccaagatGTTTAACGTACactcccggtaatatgtgtcggcacttaatagtttcccgttagccacttcaatggtataagtggtatctaatggaagaggtggagtgctaaaagaatgagtcaaagtcttggatacaaagcatttatcggcacccgaatcgaataagcaagagacataagaattgttgagaagaaacgtacccgtgactagttcagtgtcatcccgggcttcctcggtgttgatgttgaaagctcggccgcgcgtattggggttatctttcctcttcgggcatgcatttctataatggcccgtttggccacattcgtaacaagtgcccgtctttggtgcattgggccactttcgagcgacgggagtggcacttttacaatcgttggccttatgaccaattccttggcaccgatggcaaattagcttactacattcgccaaagtgatgtttgttgcatttgttgcaaagaggtagaattccggcataacccttcttgccgtcggaggtgaaagatttcttggcaaagttgttgttgcttgattggggagcttcccattttcttttgttgttacccgacttgtcctcggctttaggtgccggtactacgatttcgtccactgtctctatcaatttgcgggccatgttcaaagcttcttgatgattagggggtttggatgacattactccgtgtttgatgctctttggaagaccatccatgtaaagttcaacccttaaagcttcggggttcacaagatttgggcacatcaaggctagttcggaaaatcgttgattataagccttgagatcatttccgatcgcctttaaagttcttagctcttgttcgagccttcgggtttcttcacgagggaaatattcgacaatcatcttttccctcaagtcggcccaagagagggcgtgagcttcatcggtacccaccgattgtacataagtattccaccatgtaagagcgacaccgacgaaggtgtgagtggagtatttgaccttgtcttggtcccgacaaccgcttatgctaaagacggcttccgtttgctcaaaccatcgggtgagcacgaccggtcccccggttccatcaaaagtgtgaggtttgcaccccatgaacgctttataggagcatcattcgtttgagttaccggctccattgttgttgttgttgttgttgttgttgttgttgttgttgttgttgttgttgtggttgttattattattgttgttggatgagtgaccggccatggccgcatctacggcggtagctatcatccgttcgagagcttgttcgggagtttcattgcggcgtacacgacgaggagccattgttccttcaagacacaagaatatcattgattagtattctcaataatactaaccgtgatatagaataaagataaagagaagtttttcctcgactcgccttaaattctttatgtcataatgtcggaacgttcatatgagtcaccgtaatataatcccggaaattatattaccctgattcatatgtgcattcgacatcatttcatatagtcaaggtggcgtgtcaatcaaattaaacaacgtgagattaagatgaactaagtgtagatatgagtagaagcgttcgagtgtaaatgcacaagtagtcaagtaattcctacttcaagtctatatgccggttgtagtctagactcaccaatgtaccctatgactcggggtcgacaccaatgaactctaaatccctacaaccaacgctctgataccatctgtagcgacccgaccaaatcatgtttgacggcgccgtctacttgggtcccgttacgtggtcataagtctttaaacaacgtttgaccaaaagatatgtcgcattcatttcaaatgtaaagattgttcaaagtttacgagaatagttccaccacaagttacgttacaaagttataagtacaaatgaaacttatgcgacacaatttaaaagtagccaaaagacgctccatgtatgcatatatactcgacatccaatgcaagtattaaaataatgagcggaagcatgtatcatgtatcgttcaaggacctgagaaaaacatagaaatctgtcaacgaaaacgttggtgaaatcataggtttaagtaagtaagtacaaatgaaccacaagatttgcatcaatgaaataatagtaatacattccaaaagtttgtttcacgagcacccaattatcaatgcttaacattccttccattgaaccccatcacttagtgctagaacatacactgtttctcgaaaatatatttcattcgtaaacggtagcgaaccgtttgaatgagggtttgtcaaacccatatggatccatacaacataagttctcgcttacacccggcaagtgtaactaatgataatcgaattgaggattttgttctaaactcgtatgtagaatgtttgttttcctgtacttgtgttcacttagtaaaagaaatgtttatgttttctcatcccaaatgtaagttcaaaaagagtaaaagtgggactatgatctcaccttgagtgcgcgtatgaaaagtacttcacaaagtaacgtgtgcgaaggatagtgctagtcttgacctaaaccaataggtcgtatcaataacggtaaatacgataggtcaaagatgtttaattagtcctatggctcgttacgactcgattatgtagcatgtgaatcaaattgtcaagtttcatgcaagatacaagtacagaaacaagttaggaaggttgcataatcatttggttaagtttgacaaaaagtcaaactttggtcggtcaaagtcaacgaaagtcaacacgttcgggtcgggtcccgaactatttttctgaggtttttattcatatataagcatgttagaacaagtctcatgtgaatcggaggtctagaacgggccaaacattattcacatttgggacaaggaggtcagaacctggcccccttatatgtcgcgccgcgacaggaaagggccgcgccgcggcaaaggccgggagctggtgcctggccagtcccaaatgttcaagtctcaatccaaaacctttttgtgcataaaacacaaaccgctaacacttggactcgcaccttatatcgttggaaagctcttttgacgtagaatgtaactaaacacaattcatcaatcaatctacctattataacaaccaaaaccgcatctaatgctcaacattaatcgcacacaagttcataaatgcaattcaatgattcgggcaaccaatttacatgaatgatatgccgtttcgaaggtaatcaagcatacaatccaactaaacacttaccaacaataatccagggcattcaatgcatcaaaagtccatttcaagttcatcaaaccctaacccaaattcaccaaaatcataaatcaagttcatgaacttttctaaagcaacctacacatcaaattgaagctagtgatactaggaacacaattagatcatgaacttttaacatctaacaacatatgatcatccaaaattcaagaacaacacaccaaaattcaagttcatgctagttacactaaaacaacgagatcgagcatataaatcatataatcatgttagacttgagccatagacactaattaacacttttataagttaaaaacataaagaacacaaaatctagtgattttaggaagttacccaaatgtaatgaaatcggtatggaatcgaagaggaagatgcaaggatcacgattttgtaatttgttttgttgctagcttcctaatccgaatttagatgatgaattcttgttggtgttcttgagagaaaaagggagtagaagaaagatggaggtgttgaaatgagaggaggaggttgaaggtttgactagttgacctagtcaaatctttggcctcttggcaagtttagtccctctaatttgaatcgggtgcgtgaattacctaaacgagataatttaaaacgcgtatcaacgggagatgttataaacatataacggagtttaaattagtataacgtaaaagtaaatggaaaaaggcgggatgttacacgaagatcatccagaacattgttaacgcagtggacaatgttgattctactgagttgtggcataaaagacttggccacatgagtgaaaaggggatgtctatcttgttcaagaagaatgtgttgtcgggtgttagtggtattgatttgagtaagtgttcttactgtttggcagggaaacagaccagagttgcgtttaagagtcattctccttttcgaatggagaacatacttgatctagttcattcggatgtttgtgggcctatgaagactaggacacttggtggatgttcctactttgttacattcatcgatgatcattccaggaaggtgtgggtttataccttaaagtcaaaggatcaagtatttgaaaagtttaaggaatttcatacactagttgaaaggcaaacggggaagaaactcaagtgtattcggactgataatggcggtgaatacattggcagatttgatgcttattgtaaggagaatggtattcggcatcaaaagactccaccaaagacacctcagttgaatggcttagcagagaggatgaacagaactttggttgagagagttagatgtttgctttcacatgcagggttgtccgattccttttggggtgagactttaaatacggcagttcatattattaatctaaccccttgtgttcctttgcattttgatgttcctaacagggtttggagcggcaatgatgtttcttaccgtcatttacgagtttttggatgtaaagcttttgttcatgttcccaaagatgagaggtcaaagcttgatatgaagactaagccatgtgtattcctcggctatggtgaagatgattttgggtacaggttatatgatccagttcagaagaaactcgtacgaagccgagatgttgtatttacagaagatcagatgttaaaagatgttgataagacagattcagttcctcaacctagtgctgatcttgttgatttggatccagttactccacaacatgttggagatgatgtttataatgatgaacatggtactgatgatgattatgctccggagcaggtagagattccagtaccagatgtgcccccatttgtcccacttaggcggtctacccgagaccgtcatccttctgttagatattctactgatgagtatgtattagttactgatgggggagagccagaatgttattcagaagcaatgaaagatgagcataagaaagagtgtggtgaagctatgcaagatgagatgaattccttgcatgagaacaatacttatgagctggtgaagttacctaaaggcaagagagctttgagaaacaaatgggtattcaaagtgaagacagatgagcttacttcacaaccaaggtacaaagctaggttagtcgttaaaggattcagccagaaaaagggtattgattttgatgagattttctcaccggttgtgaagatgggatctattcgagtggttcttggattagctgctagtcttgatcttgaggttgaacagatggatgtcaagactgcttttcttcacggtgatttggataaggaaatctacatgatgcaacctgaaggttttcgggttaagggtaaagaaaattatgtttgtagacttcagaaaagtttatatgggttgaagcaagcaccgagacagtggtataagaagtttgagtcggttataggaaagcaaggctaccgaaagacaacttcagatcattgtgttttctttcagaggtttggtgatgatgatttcatcatattgttgttatacattgatgatatgttgattgttggtaaaaatattaaaagaattgcgcagttgaagcgagaattgagcaagtcttttgctatgaaagacttggggccagcaaaacaaattcttggcattcggatttctagagatagaggtgctaagacgttacatatatcacaagagcaatacattgaaaaggtgctaagtagattcaacatgaagaatgctaaagtggttagttcccctcttacaaacaactttaagctaacagaaagagattgtcctacttcaaaggaggatgttgaggagatggatatagttccatatgcgtcagcagttggtagcttgatgtatgctatggtgtgtactaggccagatatagctcatgcggtaagtgttgttagtcggtttatgttaaatccgggtaagaagcattgggaagcggttaaatggattatgagatacttacgaggtacttcaaagttaggtatcacattcggaaatggagagccggtgcttgttggttatacagactcagatatggcaggaaacaaagataacatgaaatccacttctggatatatGATGAccttcgcagggggagcagtttcatggcaatcaaggttacaaaagtgtgttgcattgtctacgaccgaggctgagtatatggcagcaacagaagcgtgcaaagaactattgtggatgaaaaggtttctacaagaccttggatttatgcaatcacgatatgtggttctttgtgataatgagagtgcgattcatttagctagaaattctatgtaccataagcggacaaaacatattgatgtgaggtatcattggattagagaacgtcttgaagatggttcgtttgaacttgataaagttcataccgatgataatggttccgacatgttcacaaaggctttagcaagtgagaagctcaaggtatgttgctcgattgccgggatggcgattccttcctcataattggaaagggggagatttgttgggttatTGGTTTCCAATTAATGTGAaaggcccaagcccaacaaaataggCCCAAGATGAAATTTGACTTGGTCAACATCTGGGTGCATTATTTGAATCAGTTGTGTGCAGCTGTTCTTTGATCTATCAAGAGGGAGAGAGATCAAAAAGTaatcaagaaaaagagagaaaccTCAAATTCCCGTTTTTATGTACAGCAGCTCAGaaaagagacgatccccggagatccgaccgttgaatcttctccaattttggactgtgtcttcttgacatcagtgccaaggttttcaaccgttgaattcgtctaaaaagGTCTGTAGCTCGTATTTTCGCTGCTGGAACAGTAGCAGTTTTTGGGGTAGTGttgttcatcttttgtctttaatttcttcatatacttgttgattattgttgttcaagagtatgatgatgttgtatacctctagttgagctagagaaggattattgtattgctctcttgttgatgatagtggaacattaagtggcttacgagtcccgtggttttttactctcgattttgagaggttttccacgtaaaaagtctcgtgtgtattgtgtgtgctcaattattttgtatttgctgatttgggacagaattggggctgatttgtggtgattgtagtataccttatttgttagttttctcacaggttcatatgggtcgggaaatgcttgtcaaacggatgtttgtttccgttttgtagattgcccgttgtgaccattttcTCATCAGGTGGTCTAGAGTATAACCAAGTCAACACCTTTAGGTCTTCTTGGTTCAAGCTGTTTCTTGGCACAAGATCTAGCAGCTTTCTCATTCTTTAACTGGTCATTTCCGATTGGGGTTCTCTCCAGAACCTGATATCGTGGATCAATCACGAGTTTCTTGAGTGCAATTGCGTTTTCAATAAAGTAAACAGCAAGTTCAACGTCACTAGTACGACCGAAATATCCGACTATTTCCACCATCTCAAGGTGTTGATGAGGATGCTTAGCAGCATGCCTTATCTTTCTTCTTCTCCTGGCTGGTGACATCCAGATTAACTGTAACAATGACACTGACACGTGAGAAATTTAGAGGTGGCAGTTTTAACCCGATCATATACAAATGGGTCGATTTGGCCTTATGATTTATCTCCAAGAAGGAAATAAATAAACTAAATTTTTAGCTAAATGGAAATGATTAGTAAACTAACCTATATTACATTACATTTAACTTCTTTAATGTACAACATTAGTAAACTAGCCTATATTACATTACATTTTATAACTGAGGCAGCAATAAAAAGGTATCAAAATTTTAACTTCATTTCTTTGTTAAAAGTTAAAACCATGGTTTCAATGTTAAACTTTCATAAGTAAACCAACCAATGACTATGATGAGTAATTCCAGATAAAAACCTCGTCATACAGAGTGTTTCCCTGAATAAAAAGTATTGAAATTTTCAAGAAAATGTTTAAGGTTTATTGTTTAGAAAATAAATCATGCTGAAACAACAGAAGTATTGCAAACAACTGGATTAAGATTCAAGCAAAAACAACAAACTTTGATTATTGAAGCTCATGATTGGAGGTAGACAAAAACCTGTATCACAAATCTCTGCAATTTCGGACATGCTTTTGCCAAAGACGTAAACTCAAGGAGACTATCATCATCCCATGCACCAATTTTCAATATCAATTTCCTGAGTTTTGGTAGTTCGGGGATACAAACAAACTTTACATCTTCCTGTACACAAGAACACCATAAATCAAAGGCAATTTTAAAGATACTCATTTCAGATATGGTATCTTGAGCTATTTACTTATAAACGGGTTTGTTTGtggttatatataaagatatatagatAAAGCCTAAATGGGATATGAGATATGGGAAAGTTGGTCAATAGACTGAAAGCCatcgaagttgtgatgtggtccaggggaggggggttttacttggccgtgcccttggatcggtttcaaggtttcctcccgggcaacgatgggggcggggttattatcgctgcatcggcatagtcgaaacgggagatgatcgcaacgggtggtttagtccccctcgggtgatcccaatcgttgttcaaaaaaaaaaaaaaaaaaaaaaagactgaaAGCCATCTAaggtttatttatgtatttatttattttttatttttgaaagACAAGTATTTGGAATCACTAACGGGGGAATAACCCACACCCGATCATTTTCcacacacacacacgcgctttcaaGCGGAAACCCAAACCGCATTACAGGGACCCGattcttaaaccatcccgaggggcaggcggagcGGGTCAAAATCATGGAATGTTTTATATACCCTGAAATGTTTTAAGGGAggggactcgaacttgagacctctcacCCCCATCCAACACACAAAGTATTGGGTGTACCACTAGGCCACAAGGGCATGTACGACATCTAAGGTTTATATTTGGGATTTTTCCAACGACAACCCGAAAGGACGGTTACTAAACCGTACGACACCTTTAGACGCGTTAAAGACAGTCCTAAGGCATACCATTACTGCGTACAGTCTCCACAAGTGTTTTAGTTTAGATGTTAGATTAGTGTTCTAGTAAAATAGTTGTTGTATTTACAGATAACACAGTACCCATTTATTATTAGGGGCACCTGTACTACAACTTGTTTTGTGTGCCAACCTGACCCATACTAAAACCACCCGTTTTGACCCATCACCCGAACCATTCACATTTTTTTAAGACAATAAAAAGCACCTTGAAAACGACAAAACTAACCTCCGGACAGTAAATGTCCAATGTAAGAATCTGAAGGTGAGAAATGCAACATGATATCTGCCCAAACACATTATTTTCAAACCCCGAATACCATTCACCTATCGAAATTTCTTGCAGCCTTGGAACATCATCGAGTTTTATCGTAATCCCAAAGCCTAAATAGCGTAACGATTCGATATTTGAATCTATTATctcaattagtttaactccaaaacAGAAGACTATCTCAAGGTACTTCAAAACAAGAGCCTTCCCACTTATTTTGACATTGACCAAATCTCCTGATCCATGTATCGATAATTGTTGAAGAGCCGTACAATTGACTAGAATCTTTGATAAAGCTTCCTCACTCACATTTACACGTTTCAAATATAAATATTTGAGAAACTTTATTCCGATCTCTTTGCTGAAAACCGTTTTGGGAAAAGTCAAAGAGCGGCGTTTGGAAGTCAACCCAACACTTTTATCAAAAATCTTGATGGGGAGAACATAGTTTCGGGGCGTTTCACGTAACATCTCACAGTTCTCTAGTAAATCCAATTCTAGCTTTTGAGCTCTTTTGGATATAGCGAACTCTACCCATTTATCAATAGCACATTTAGAACTCTTATCGAAATCAAAACAAATCCTGAACTCATCAATGGTTTGAGCCTTATGTTGTCGGGTCACACGGTTCACCCAATTTATATACTTAGGCCTCTCTATAACCCTCAATTTCGAACCAACGGCTATTTTATCTAACTTATCATTAGCATCAAAATCTAGACAATCTGTTTGACACCATAAGTATCTCCATTTTGTTGACAGGTTACTAGTGGTTGCAGCTTCCTTAAGAGGCAGTTTTGATAATATAGATACAAGTATATCGTCTGGCATTCCGCTAatataatcatttgaattaaaatcatTTTCTTGATCCCCCTCAACAATTCAACAAAAAATCATCTTAATTCCAAATTACAGTAACATAACTAAGATGAGTTGTACAATCAACCAATACAAACAAATACATGAATACATGAATTGAATTGAATTATTGAATTAAACAATAATTCAATAGTAAAATCAAGGTCAAATTACAACAATTAAGCAACAAAAAAACCTTCAATTAAACAAAAGcacaataattttattaaaatacaaaagaAACTAGTACCTTTCTTCGACTGATTCGAGCCCTTTTCCTCATCTAAATATAAAAAATTaacacataattataattataattatgaacatGAATTTGAAACAGAAAGTAGTGATAAATTGGTGGATAGTATTTGAGGTTTTTGAGTTGGGTTCTGCGGCGGAATTATAACATTTTAAACCGATCTTCATTAGGGAAGCAAAAATTATTATCAAACAGTTGAAATTGATTTCATTATCTACTCATTAGTCAAAGTAATTTAatccaatagtaaatatgtacaaAATTTATTTAGCTTTATAATTTAATAGTTTATAACTACTTTTGGCTCTAAGCTTATACAATACTTAAATATGAAAGAGTGGAGAGGAAGaggaatatatatattacatatatatgtaAGAATGATGCACATAACTAATTACATTTACGTACATATATATACTACAATTTTGATACTGTGCAATATTAGGTGAAATAGTTATATGATTGAAATTGTGCATCCACTTGTTGACTTTTGaatatcataacactcccccttggatgacaattttattatagagcaactagtactgcctcgttaaaaaccttgctaaagaaacccagtgggaaaaaactttagctaaggaaaaaagagtgcagcatagagttgactccccctcaagtagacatcattgagtcgtcacatcttttgaacttgactcgtgccaatattgtgaacgtgtgatCTGGAAATAGCAGTTGAaaatgctttggtataaagatcaatagagttgttgattgaacgtatctcatttcaatctggttgtcttttatgagatcttgagtatatgagaagaatctgaagtTTTCATCTTAAACTGTATCatttaaatcttttatgtacaagttttgtccctgtgatttgtctacagtctccttcatggtttgctcaaaccgttgtttcaattcctattccctttcagtcttttttttagccttaccaacataccattcttttccatcaaacttatgaccattaagaccgtttatagctttagcgcctcgtcagcatttatgttttgttctgtcatttttgatactcttctttcatttgtactatgtaagctgtattatcttcatggatagttgttgggcttttatagcgttctagtccacaagaatcaataatgatttgtatcattgatcttaaccaaaatcattcccgagtagcttcatgtaatgcaatcacttcggcatgatttgatgatgttgcaacaagtgtttgttttgagaacgtcatgatattgcggtgcctccatttaggaatacatatccagttgaAATTTAGCTTTATGtgtatcagataaataacctgcatctgcataaccaaccaaatcttgttttgatttgttagaataaaataattttaaatcagcaggtATCGAAAcatgtgtttgatctcattccagcGTCATTTGGTAGAagctgagctgaatcttgccaacaaattaactgcaaaagaaatgtcaggtcttgtacaatttgtaagatacataagagctccaatcaCACTAAGATATGGTagttctggtccaagaatatcttcatgatcttcacatggacgaaatggatcagctttaacattgagtgatctaacaaccataggagtacttaatggttttgccttgtccatattgaaacgtttcaacatCTTTTcattatatgttgtttgatgtacaagtaaaccattaggcatatgctcaattttgcaaaccaaggcaatacttggttttttcgagatctttcatttcaaattctttctttagaagttgaatggtttCATGGATCTTTTTATttatacctatgatgttaagatcatcgacataaacaacttacaatcacataatcggacattgttttcttaataagaacatatgtgtaaataagattatttgtataccttttttttatcaagtaatcacttaatggGTTATACCATTGTATCAACCCATACaagaatctttgtgatttaatggaatatatttctttatgttttgcattagatgcttcttATACATTAAACCCTTCatgtatattcatgtatatatcactatcaagtgattcatttaaataagtactAATAACTTCCATTAGATGAATTTCTAAACCTTTAGAAACTGTCAGGCTGATTAAGTAAtttcatccataacaggagaataagtttcctcataatcaattccttatttttgagagaaatcttgagttacaattcTAGCTTGACCTTGTAagttcatttttcttatttccttttcgaattaaaattcatttgtatctcatacgtttcacatctttaggtgtgagaacgatagatccgaaaactttttttttattgagcgattcaaattcagctcgtattgctcttttccaattgataccaatcatgtctattttgacattccatgacatatttggttctagatcatcatcatcattcatgatgtcatatgcaacattatatgaaaatatctcatcaagatttttcatttcatttcggttccatattattgcataatttattgcaatttacattta comes from Rutidosis leptorrhynchoides isolate AG116_Rl617_1_P2 chromosome 4, CSIRO_AGI_Rlap_v1, whole genome shotgun sequence and encodes:
- the LOC139840630 gene encoding F-box/FBD/LRR-repeat protein At5g22700-like — encoded protein: MRKRARISRRKGDQENDFNSNDYISGMPDDILVSILSKLPLKEAATTSNLSTKWRYLWCQTDCLDFDANDKLDKIAVGSKLRVIERPKYINWVNRVTRQHKAQTIDEFRICFDFDKSSKCAIDKWVEFAISKRAQKLELDLLENCEMLRETPRNYVLPIKIFDKSVGLTSKRRSLTFPKTVFSKEIGIKFLKYLYLKRVNVSEEALSKILVNCTALQQLSIHGSGDLVNVKISGKALVLKYLEIVFCFGVKLIEIIDSNIESLRYLGFGITIKLDDVPRLQEISIGEWYSGFENNVFGQISCCISHLQILTLDIYCPEEDVKFVCIPELPKLRKLILKIGAWDDDSLLEFTSLAKACPKLQRFVIQLIWMSPARRRRKIRHAAKHPHQHLEMVEIVGYFGRTSDVELAVYFIENAIALKKLVIDPRYQVLERTPIGNDQLKNEKAARSCAKKQLEPRRPKGVDLVIL